The following are encoded together in the Panthera leo isolate Ple1 chromosome B4, P.leo_Ple1_pat1.1, whole genome shotgun sequence genome:
- the PARVG gene encoding gamma-parvin — MAARAGKAEMEPESLYNLLQLPKAVGRPAEEELPQGEKKKYLPPTSRGDPKFEELQKVLMDWINARLLPEHIVVRSLEEDIFDGLILHHLFQTLTGLRLDVEEMALTVPNQRRKLEAVLEAVNRSLQAEDQPLKWSMDAIFNKDLLATLHLLVALAKRFQPDLPLPTNVQVEVITMESTKSGLKSEKSVEQLTECSTDKDLATNDVFDELFKLAPEKVSAVKEAIVNFVNQKLDRLGLSVQNLDTQFADGVLLLLLIGQLEGFFLHLKEFYLTPTCPAEMLHNVTLALELLKDEGLLSYPINPEDIVNKDTKSTLRVLYSLFRKHKLKENADSTPRGSPN; from the exons ATGGCAGCCAG GGCCGGCAAGGCAGAAATGGAGCCGGAATCCTTGTACAACCTGCTGCAGCTCCCGAAGGCGGTGGGCCGGCCGGCGGAGGAGGAGCTCCCACAAG gagaaaagaagaagtaCCTGCCACCCACCTCGCGGGGGGACCCCAAATTTGAAGAGCTGCAGAAG GTGCTGATGGACTGGATCAATGCCAGGCTCCTCCCGGAGCACATCGTGGTCCGCAGCCTGGAGGAGGACATATTCGACGGGCTCATCTTGCACCACCTTTTCC AGACGCTGACTGGGCTCCGGCTGGACGTGGAGGAGATGGCTCTCACGGTCCCCAACCAGAGGCGCAAGCTGGAGGCCGTCCTGGAGGCGGTCAACCGCAGCCTGCAGGCAGAAGATCAGCCGCTCAAATGGAGCATGGACG ccatCTTCAACAAGGACCTGCTGGCCACCTTGCATCTCCTCGTGGCCCTGGCCAAGCGCTTCCAGCCCGACCTGCCCCTCCCGACCAACGTCCAGGTGGAGGTGATCACCATGGAG agcACCAAAAGTGGTCTCAAGTCGGAGAAGTCGGTGGAACAGCTCACTGAATGCAG CACAGACAAGGACCTAGCTACCA ACGACGTCTTTGATGAATTATTTAAACTGGCTCCGGAGAAAGTGAGCGCTGTGAAGGAG GCCATTGTGAACTTTGTCAACCAGAAGCTGGATCGCCTGGGCCTGTCTGTGCAGAATCTGGACACCCAG TTTGCAGACGGGGTCCTCTTACTCTTGCTGATTGGACAACTGGAAGGCTTCTTCCTGCACTTGAAGGAGTTCTACCTCACTCCCACCTGTCCTGCGGAAATG CTGCACAATGTCACCCTGGCCCTGGAGCTGCTCAAGGACGAAGGCCTGCTCAGCTACCCCATCAACCCCGAAG ACATCGTGAACAAGGACACCAAGAGCACGTTACGCGTCCTCTACAGCCTGTTTCGCAAGCACAAGCTGAAAGAAAACGCCGACAGCACGCCCCGTGGATCCCCGAATTAA